The Rheinheimera mangrovi genome contains the following window.
TTGGTTTGCGACCTGGGAAGGTGTGGCTCGCTATAACGGCCGTGAATTTAAAGTGTATGGTCGTGAACAGCAAACCGGCCTGCCGGATTCAGGCATCAGAGCTTTGCATTTAGATCCAAAAGGCCGCTTATTGTTAGGAGGCTCCCGGGGCGGTTTAGCATTACTGCAGGATCAGCAGTGGCGGTCTGTGGATCCAGTGTCAGCTTTGGTTAATGAAGTGCGGGGGGATGCAAAAGGGCAGCTTTGGGTAGGTACTGAAGGTGGAGGTTTATTTTGTCTGCAGAGGGATGGTTCACGCCAGCAATGGACAAGGCATCATGGCTTACCCAGCAATACCCTTTACAGCATGCTGCATGATGATAAAGATGGGCTGTGGCTGGGGACTGCTGAAGGTTTAGCTTATTTGCAGCAAGGCAAACTGAGTTCTGTTGAAAACAGCCCCAAGCTGCCCATTTTTGCTTTGGCGTTCTACAAAAACCAACTGTATTTGGGAACTGAGCGTGGCTTGTACCGGCAACAAGGTGAACACTTTGTCGTAGTGCAGTCAGAACTTCAACAAACAGCCATATCCAGACTATTGGTTGATCACCAGGATGATCTTTGGATTGGTACTGTTGAAGAGGGCGTTTTTCGTTTAAGTAACTATGGTTTAGAGCAGCTAACGGCCAAACATGGTATGCCAAACAACAGAGTGCTGGCGATTTATCAAGACAATGAACATAGCATTTGGTTAGGCACCAATGGGGGATTATTCCGTTTGCGTGATGCGCCTTTCGCCACATTAAGCACAGAACAGGGCCTGCCTGATAATTTTGTCCGTACAGTACTACAACATTCAGATGGCAGTATCTGGATAGGTACAGCGCGCGGCGTGGCGCGTTACCTGAACGGCAAGCTGTTGACAGAGCAAAACCTGCTGCCAGAACAATCAGTGTTGAGCCTGGCCGAAACCGCAAGGGGTGATGTACTGATTGGCACTTACTCTTCCGGAGTCTTTCAGTACAGCGACGGTAAGCTGACAAAATTGCTGGACCGCAGTTCAGGTTTATTATCCAACGAAGTTCGGGCTATTTTGCCTTTGCAGGAAGGTTCTATCTGGCTGGGTACAGCACAAGGCCTGAATCATTATCATGCTCAGCAGATGCAGAGTTACACCACAAGGGAAGGCTTAACGGCTGACTTTGTGGTGGCTTTGCATAAGATTGGTGATGTGCTCTGGATAGGCACAGGCACAGGTGTAACCCGCCTTGTGAACGGCAAGTTTGAGCCTTTGCCGTTGTCACAGCTCGATCAAACTGAATATGCCTTTGATTTTTTCGAACAAGCTGAACAACAGCTGCTGTGGTTGGCTACAGATCGTGGTTTAGCGCGTTATCGATTAGATACGGCTGAGTTGTCTCTGGTCGGCCGTAAGGCTGGTATGCCATTTGATAAAATTTTTCAGGTGCAAGCCGATTTACATGGCAATCTTTGGCTGAGCAGTAACAGAGGTATTTTACGCATCAGCCAGCAGAGCGCGAATGCTGTAGCTGATGGCACCGCTGCAAGAGTTGCATACGAGTTATATGGTGAAAGTGACGGCATGCTCAGTGCTCAGGCCAATGGCGGCTCAAATCCAGCCGCTATGTTGGCTCAGGATGGTTCTTTATGGTTTGCCACCGCTTCAGGCGTCAGCAGAGTACAGCCTGATCGTTTAGCTGGGTTTGCTGAAACAGTTCCGCCGGTCGTGTTGGAAGAGTTGCTGGTCAATGGCGTTACACAAAAAATCAGTGGCAGCATGGAGTTGCAACCCGATAGTGACAGAGTGGAATTACATTTTGCAGGTTTAGGTTATGTGATGCCTGACCGTATTCAATATCGCAGCAGATTGGTTGGTTTTGACGCCAACTGGCTGGATAGAGGGCAGCAAAACTTTGCGGAATACACCAATCTTGCGCCAGGGCGTTATGAGTTTTTAGTTCAGGCCGCGAACCCAGGCGGTGAATGGAGTAAAGCGGCTCGCATAGAATTGATTAAACATCCGCATTGGTGGCAAACCCGAAATTTTCAGTGGCTGAGCGCATTGTCAGTCCTGGCGGTTTTGTTGTTACTGTTGTATTGGCGTATGTCCAGCCTGCGCCATTCTCAGCAGCGTTTAAAGCGTCAGGTGGAGGAAAAAACTGCAGAGTTGCAGCAAAAGGCCAATAGCCTGCAGGCGGCAGATGAAGAAAAGTCAGCCTTGTTAGCCCAATTGCATCAACAAACTTTAGCCTTGGCATTACAGGCGCGACAGGATGGTTTGACTGGCCTCGCCAACCGCCGGGCTTTTGATGAAGTATTAAGTAAAGAATTTACCCGCTCTCAACGCTTGAAACAGCCGCTTGCTTTGGCATTTATCGATATCGATCACTTCAAAGTCATTAACGATACCTGGTCGCATAATGCCGGCGACCTGGCACTGGCGGCTATTGCTGAAAAAATCCGTCAGCATTCCCGCTCCGTCGACTGTGCCGCCCGTTGGGGGGGAGAAGAGTTTGCTTTGCTGATGCCATCCACCAGTCTGGAGCAGGCGCAACAGGTATGCGAACGCTTGCGTCTGGAGATTATGGCATTGGACTGGCTGGATATAGCGCAAGAACTCTGTATTACTGTCAGTATTGGTATTGCCATCAGTGACGAATTAACTGACGCCAAACAACTGCTGTTTTTAGCGGACCAAGCCTTGTATCAGGCAAAACAACAAGGCCGTAACAGAGTCTGCGCTGCCTGAGATCTCTGTTCAGCAATGTCAGTTTTCTGTTGCTTTGATTTCAATAATGGAATCTTCCTTCTGAAGTTCTCTGACCAGTTGCCATCGGTGGCAAAAAATGATGGCAATCTCTTGCTACCGGTGGCAAATGCGTTATTATGCTGTTTAAACAGACATAAATCAGATGATTTCCTCTGGCTTTATGCAGATAAAACAAAAATGGAATAACGGATGCTACGACCTGATCTGAAAAAACGTTTTTTACTCAAAGCTGGTATTGCCTCTGCGGCACTGCAGCCTTTACTGAATTTTCAAGTATCGGCAGCAGCCAAAGTTGTAGATCCAATCTGGGCTGTTGCAGAACAAATACTGCGGGATTTAAAACTTACATCCTTTCCACAGCGTGATTTTGTCATCACAGCTTTTGGCGCTCAGCAAAATCAACGTTGTGATGAGGCGATAGCCAAAGCCATAGCGGCTTGTCATCAAGCTGGTGGTGGTCGTGTCGTGGTGCCTGAAGGTGTTTGGTCGACGGGTCCTGTGCACTTAAAATCTAATGTAAATTTGCATCTGAAAAAAAACGCTGTTTTATCTTTTGTCACCGATCCGGACTCTTACTTGCCGCTAGTGTTTACCCGCTGGGAAGGGGTGGAGCTGATGGGCTTTTCGCCTCTGATTTATGCTTATCAGCAGCAGAATATTGCAGTAACAGGCGAAGGTATCCTGGAGGGCAATGCCAGTGGTGAAAACTGGTGGCCCTGGAAAGGAGTATGGAAACATACGCCATGGAAGCTGGATCCGGCAACGGACCAAAAGTCTGGCCGTGACCAGCTGTTTGCTATGGCGGAAGCTGGTGTACCTGTTGAAAAACGCATTCTGGACAATAACAGATTAAGGCCACCTTTTATTCAGCCATACCAGTGCGAACGAGTGTTGATTGAAGGTGTCACTATCCGTAACTCGCCGTTTTGGCTGATTAATCCTGTGCTCTGTAAAGATGTGGTGATACGTGGAGTGAACTGCGTCAGTTTTGGTCCTAATTCCGATGGCTGCGACCCTGAGTCCTGTCAGCGTGTACTGATCGAAAATTGCCTGTTTGATACAGGCGATGATTGTATCGCGTTAAAATCTGGCCGTAATGCCGATGGTCGTCGTTTGGCTACTCCGATTCAGCAGGTGGTGATCCAGGATTGCCTGATGAAATCCGGTCATGGTGGTGTCGTGATTGGCAGTGAAATCTCCGGTGGTGCCAAGCAAATATTTGCCCGGCGCTGTCGTATGAGCAGCCCTGATCTGGAACGGGGTTTACGTCTTAAAACCAACTCAGTTCGTGGCGGTTTAATTGAGCAAGTCGCAGTAGATGACATCGAAATTGGCGAAGTCAAAGACGCTATCGTCATCAATTTCTACTATGAAGAAGGTGATGCGGGTCAGTTTTTACCTCAAGTCAAGGATCTGAGTATCAGCAATTTCAGAGTAAAAAAAGCCCAGCGAGCTTTTGAAATTCGTGGTTTACCCCGAGCCGGTATCAGCGGGATCCGTATGACGGATGTCAGCTTTGGCCAGGCGAGCTTAGGTGTATTGCAACATACCAGTGATTTTAAACTGGAAAATGTCAGCCTGAATGGGAAAGCACTCACGACTGCTCAGCTCAAACAAAGCGAATAGTATTTTTTAACTTAATTTTGCCACCGATAGACAAGCTATGTAGCAGGTTGAAAATGACAGAACAAACAAAAGGTTGTAGCCCACATATTGCCGATCCGGCCGCTATTCAGTTGAGCCTGTTACAGGTGCATCCACGCGACAATGTGCTGGTGGTTTTACAGCCTTTAGCTTCAGGCGAGCCATTAATCGAACCCTGGCAACAGGTGCAGGCAAAAGAGGATATTCAGCCAGGCCATAAAGTGGCGTTGAAGCTGATTAAAAAAGGCGAAGCGGTGATCAAATATGGTTACGCCATAGGAGTAGCGCAGGACGATATTCCCTCTGGTAGCTGGGTGCATTCACATAATCTGAAAACCTTATTGTCTGATCAGATTGAATACCAGTACCACGGCTGCACGGCTGATGATTTAGCATTCCCTGCCGAATTGCCTACCCATTTTATGGGTTATCGCCGCGCCAATGGCCGGGTGGGTACCCGTAACGAGTTATGGATTTTAAATACAGTAGGTTGTGTCAATCGTGCGGCAATGAAAATAGCCGAAAAAGCCAATCAGCAATTTGCTGGTTTAACGGACGGCGTCTTTGCGTACACCCATCCTTTTGGCTGTTCTCAGTTAGGCGATGATTTAAACCATACCCGCGCTGTATTGGCTGGCCTGATGCAAAACCCCAATGCTGGTGCAGTGCTGGTGCTGGGTTTAGGCTGCGAAAACAATCAACTGGCGGCTTTACTTAAATCCTGCCCTGAACTGGATCAAAGTCGATTACGCTCTTTTAACGCCCAGCAAGTGGAAGACGAACTAGAGCAAGGCTTGGAAGCTGCGGCTGAACTTATTCAGCTGATGCAGCAAGATAAGCGCACTGCCTGTCCTGTGTCCGATTTAGTGGTCGGTATGAAATGTGGTGGCTCCGATGGTTTAAGTGGTTTAACAGCCAATCCACTGGTAGGCCGTATTGCCGATTTAGTCTGTGCTGCAGGCGGCAAAGTAGTGCTGACTGAAACTCCGGAGATGTTTGGCGCCGAACAAGTGTTGATGAGCCGTGCTGTCAATGAAACTGTGTTTTCCGACATAGTCACTTTGGTCAACGACTTTAAACAGTACTTTATCGACAACAAACAGCCCGTTTACGAAAACCCAAGCCCGGGCAATAAAGCCGGTGGTTTAACTACATTGGAAGAGAAATCCTTAGGCGCCATTCAGAAAGGTGGCTCTGCCAAAGTGACACAAGTGATCCCTTATGGCGCTTTAGTGCAGCAGCAAGGTTTAACTTTACTGCAAGGCCCCGGCAATGATGCGGTGTCGTCCACTGCTTTAGCAGCCAGTGGCGCGACCATGCTGCTGTTTACCACGGGCCGCGGCACACCGCTGGGGTTCCCTGTGCCTACGGTTAAAATTTCGTCTAACAGCGATTTAGCCAAACGTAAACCGCAATGGATAGATTTTGATGCCGGCGCTTTGTTGCAACAAGGCCAGAATGCGCAGGATTTTTCCTACCAGTTTTTCCGTCATCTGATCGATATCGCCTCAGGCAAGCAGACCCAAAACGAATTATCAGACAACAAAGAAATTGCCATTTGGAAAAATGGCGTGACCCTGTAAGGAATTTATATGGCCAACTTTAAACCTTTAGTACTTGATCAAGACAGATTATTCCCGGCCGATCCAACAGTTCGCGCCATAGCCCGACGTTTGTATGCCGGCATTAAAGACTTGCCTATTGTCAGCCCGCATGGCCATACCGACCCAAGCTGGTTTGCCAGCAATGCCAATTTTGATAATGCGACCAGCTTACTGCTGCTGCCGGATCATTATGTGTTCCGTATGCTGTACAGCCAGGGGATTTCGCTGGAATCTTTGGGTATCCGCACTAAAGACGGCACGCCGGTTGAAACGGATTACCGCAAAATTTTCCACACTTTTGCCAAAAATTATCATTTGTTCCGTGGCACGCCGTCACGCATTTGGCTCGACAGCGTATTTCACGATGTGTTTGGGTTAGAGCACGCATTAAACAGCGATACCGCCGATTTGTATTACGACAGCATCAACGAGCAGTTAGTGAAACCGGAATTTAAACCCCGTGCTTTGCTGGATAAATTTAATATTGAACTGATTGCGACTACCGAAGGCGCTGTGAATTCGCTGAAACACCATGCCGCTTTAAAAGGCACTGGTTATGAAAAACGGGTGATCACCACTTTCAGACCTGACGATGTGATAGACGCCGACCGTGCTGATTTTCTGGCCAATATCAAAAAACTGGCCGAACAAACAGGTCAGGACACGCATAGCTGGCAGGGCTATTTACGGGCCTTGCGTATTCGTCGGCAGTTTTTCCGCGATCACGGCGCTACCGCCACGGATCACGGTCACCCCACAGCCAAAACAGCCAATTTGTCAGAGCATGAAGCAAGCGCTTTGTTTCAGCTGTGTTTATCCGGTACTGCCAGCAAAGAGCAAACTGAGTTATTCCGCGGCCAAATGCTGACAGAAATGGCGGGCATGAGCATTGAAGATGGCATGACGATGCAAATTCACCCAGGTGCTTTCCGTAACCATAACCCGTCGATTTTTGAGCGTTTTGGTGCCGACAAAGGCGCGGATATTCCAAGTCCGACAGAGTTTGTCAGCAACTTAAAACCTCTGCTGGATAAATACGGCAACAATGCCGCTTTGAAAATTATTTTGTTCACCCTGGATGAAACCACTTATGCCCGTGAACTGGCGCCTTTGGCTGGCCATTACCCGGCATTAAAACTGGGACCAGCCTGGTGGTTCCATGACAGCCCTGAAGGTATGTTGCGTTTCCGTCATCAGGTCACTGAAACCGCAGGTTTCTACAACACCGTAGGCTTTAACGACGATACCCGTGCATTCTTGTCTATTCCGGCCCGCCATGATGTGGCACGTCGCATTGACTGCCGCTTTTTAGCTGGCTTGGTGGCTGAACATCGCTTAAACGAAGATGAAGCCCATGAACTGGCACAGCAGCTGACCTATCAGTTGGTAAAACAAGCCTATCAGTTGGACTAAGGGATTAAGCATGAGCATTGATATTCCTCGTTTACAGCCAGCGTTACTGGAACAGCTGCACGGCAAACTGAAATTGCCAGCCTATGACCCTTCCGCCACAGGCATAGGCATAGTGCATATTGGTCCTGGTGCTTTTTTTCGGGCGCATCAGGCCTGGTACACAGATCTCGCGCTGAAATACGGCGGTGACTGGGGTATTTCTGTGGTGTCGATGCGATCGAACGATTTAGCCAAAGCTTTAACACCGCAACAGGGTTTATACAGTCTGGTATTGCTGGATGAAAAAACAGAGTACCAGATGGTCGGTTCTATTCGTGAGCTGTTAGTGGCTGCAGAGCAGTACGAACAGGTGTTGCAGCGTTTAGCCGCACCCACCAGCTTTTATGTCACTTTAACCATCACAGAAAAAGGTTACTGCTTAAATACCTTGGGTGAGCTGGATTTAAATCACGCCGATATTCAGCACGATTTAGAAACTAACGTTAAAGCTCGTTCAGCTATAGGTTTGTTAGTGCAGGCGTTGGCTCTGCGGTTTGCCGCCAATGTGCCACCTTTTGTCGTGCTGAGCTGCGATAACCTGACCGACAACGGCCATAAACTCCGTAATGCTTTGCTTACTTTTGCACGGCAAAAGCAACCAGCTTTGGCCAACTGGCTGGAACAGCAGCTGTTATGTCCTTGCACTATGGTGGACAGCATTACGCCTGCCACAGATGAAATGCTACCGAAACAACTGGCGGCAGAGCTGGGTTATCAGGACAACTGGCCTATTAAACGCGAAAAATTCTGTCAGTGGGTGATTGAAGATGTTCTGCCTGCCCACAGACCTGCCTGGCATCAGGCCGGGGTGACTTACACTCAGGACGTCAAAGCCTTTGAAAAAGCCAAGCTGAGGTTACTCAATGCACCCCATTCGGCTTTGGCTTACTTAGGCTCTTTGTGTGGTTTGGACACTGTGTTTGATGCCATGCAGCAACCACAGTTACGCAGCTTTGTGCAAAAACTGGCACAAAAAGAGATTATCGGCTCCTTCCACGCGCCGGCTGAATTAAACCCGGCAGAGTACAGCGCTGATATTTTCCAGCGTTTTGATAACCCTGCTATCCGGCATTTGCTGGCTCAAATTGCATGGGATGGCTCGCAAAAACTGCCAATGCGGGTGTTTCCAATTATTCTGGATAACTTAGCCAGTGGTCGTTCTATTCAATTATTAAGTCTGGTGGTTGCCAGCTGGCTGCTGTTTATCCGGCTGCGTTATCAGCAACAACCTGATACGGCCTTAGTCGACCCCTTGGCTGCCACTTTATTAAATTGTGCTGCCACTTGTACTGGTGAGGCTCAGACTGACACTGCATTGTTTTTAGCCTTAGATCAGGTGTTTCCTCCTGCTTTGCAGCAGTCAGATGCCTTTAAAGCTGAACTAACGGCTGCCTATCAACAGCTTTGCCCTTTACTTTTATTATCTCAAGGCACAGATGTTGCCGCTTTTTTACAGGATATCGTTGAATGACCTCTTTATCTTCCTTACTCAAAGGCGGTTTGTTGCTGCCAATTATCCAGGCTGAACAACCAGCCCAGGCTGTGGCTATTGCTAAAGCGATGCAACAAGGTGGAGTCACAGCAGTGGAAGTGGTATTGCGCACTGCTGCGGCTTTAGATTGCATCAGCGCTATTCGTGCTGAAGTACCGGAGCTTTTAACAGGAGCAGGTACCATTTTATCGGCCAAAGACGCTAGGAATGCCAAAGCAGCTGGTGCACAGTTTCTGGTGAGTCCGGCCAGCACGCCGGAGTTACTCAAAGCCATGATCAATACCGAATTAGCGTTAGCGCCTGGTGTGGCTACTCCTTCTGAAATGGCGATGGCACTAGAGATGGGGTTAACTGAACTGAAGTTTTTCCCTGCGCATTTAGCCGGTGGTATTGACATGCTGAAAGCTTTGGCTGGTATATTTCAGCAGGTTAAATTTTGTCCGACAGGTGGCGTGCAGCTTAATAACCTGGCAGATTTTTTAGCTTTACCTAATGTGTTTGTCGCAGGTGGTTCCTGGTTGTCTCCTAAAGATCTGGTGCAACAGCAACACTGGGCTGCCATTACTGAATTAACCCGTCAGTCTGTTGTTGTGGCAGAACAAAGCCGGGTACGGCATAGCCAGGTGGCCTGAGGCTGAACTTAAGGATGCATCCATGAAACAAGTCATTATTTTTGGCGAATGTATGGTCGAGTTATTCCAGCTCGTGGATAACGTCTACCATCAGGCTTTTGCCGGAGATGTCTACAACACTGCTGTGTATTGCAAGCGCAGTGCACCAGTGCAGCTGAACCTGAAGTTTTTATCCGCAGTGGGCACTGATTTAGTCAGCGACAAACTGATTGCTCAACTGGAACAGGAAAAACTCGATAGCTCCCTGGTGCTTCGTACAAAAACAGCCCGGCCTGGTTTGTATATGATCAACACCGACTGTTTTGGTGAGCGTAGCTTTGTTTACTGGCGTGACAGCTCTGCGGCCAAACAAAGTCTTGCCTTGTTTCGTCAGCACAACACCATTGCCAATTTGTTGCCTGCGGATCTGTTTTATTTCTCAGGTATCAGTCTGGCTATTTTGTCGCTGGACGATCGTACTTATCTGTTTGCGCTGATTAAAGAGTTAAAAGCTCAGGGGGTACAAATTGTATTTGACCCAAACTACAGGCCCGCACTTTGGCCCGATGCCGAAATTTGCCGGGCTAATTTTGATCAGGCTTATGCCTTGTCTGATATAGCATTGCCTGGGCTGGACGACCATAAAGTGCTGTACGGCAGTACCTCTGCTGCCGATGTGTTGGTGCAACTGCAGAAGCTGGGCGTCAAAGAGATTATTGTCAAAAATGGTCCTGCCGGGGTGCTGGGCTATAGCGATGGCAACAGTTTCCAGAGTCCGGCCGTGCCTGTGAAGAAAGTCGTAGATACCACAGCAGCTGGAGACTCTTTTAATGGCGGCTATCTCGCAGGTCGCCTGAATGGCTTATCGCCTTTGGCCTCTTGCCAGTATGCCGCGGCTTTAGCCAGTTTTGTGGTAGAACACACCGGAGCTATTGTGACGAAAGAGCAATTCCGTAGTTTTTCCAGCCGTTTTAATTTAACTACATTTAGCTAAAAGGAAGTTTGTCATGTCTGCTGATCTGTCTTTGTATTTTCCAACCCAGGCTGAAATTCCGGCCCAGTGGCAACTCTCAGGTCAGATAGAGCAGCGTGACTATTTACTCAACGGCAAACTCTGTCAGTGGCAGGGCGATTTAGCGCCTGTCTATAGTCCGGTAGCGCTTAGAAATAGCGCAGGTGAACTGACCGCAACTTTATTAGGCGCGACGCCGTTAATGGACGAAACTGCGGCCAAAGCCGCTTTGGATGCAGCGCTTAAGGCTTATGATTTAGGCCGTGGTGTTTGGCCCTCTATGGCGGTGATGGAACGTGTGGTGGCCGTGGAGAAATTCCTTGCAGCTATGCTGCTGCAACGTGAGGCTGTGATCCGCTTATTGATGTGGGAAATTGGTAAACCTTTGCCTGATGCCGCCAAAGAGTTTGACCGCACCTGCGACTATATCCGCGATACGATACAAGCCTTAAAGCAACAGGACCGCAGCGCCAGCCACTTTGTGATAGAGCAGGGCACTTTAGGCAAAATACGCCGGGTTGCTGTAGGTGTCGCGCTTTGTATGGGGCCTTTTAACTACCCGCTCAATGAAACTTTTACTACCCTGATCCCGGCTTTGATCATGGGCAACACCGTTATTTTTAAACCTGCCAAATATGGTGTGTTATTAATCCAGCCTTTATTAAAAGCCTTTGCTGAAGCTTTTCCGCCGGGCGTTATAAACGTGATTTATGGGCGTGGACGCGAAACTGTTGGCGCTTTAATGGAAAGTGGCAGTGTCGACTTATTTGCTTTTATCGGCACCAATAAAGGCGCCAGCGACTTAAAAAAACTGCATCCACGGCCACATCGTCTGCGCGCAGTACTGGGATTAGATGCCAAAAATCCAGCCATAGTGTTGCCGGATGCCGATTTAAATCTAACGGTCAAAGAAGCCGTGATGGGAGCTTTGTCCTTTAATGGTCAGCGCTGCACAGCGTTAAAAATCTTTTTTGTACAGCGTTCTGTTGCTGATGCTTTTGTGCAAAAACTGTCAGAGGCCATCAGTGCTTTGCAACTGGGTTTACCCTGGACCGACAACGTGCAAATTACGCCTTTACCTGAGCCAGGCAAAGTCGATTTTTTACAAGGCTTAATAGCGGATGCTGTTGCCCACGGAGCTAAAGTCATCAATCCACGAGGCGGTCAAAGCTCAGGCTCGTTAATGCGTCCGGCTTTGTTGTATCCGGTTAATAGTCAGATGAGGTTGTATCAGGAAGAGCAGTTTGGCCCATTAGTGCCCGTAGTGCCTTATGACGATATCAACGAAGTGATCCATTATGTGATCCATTCAGATTACGGCCAGCAGCTGAGTATTTTTGGTCAGGACGCGCAACAAATAGG
Protein-coding sequences here:
- a CDS encoding NADP-dependent glyceraldehyde-3-phosphate dehydrogenase, with the translated sequence MSADLSLYFPTQAEIPAQWQLSGQIEQRDYLLNGKLCQWQGDLAPVYSPVALRNSAGELTATLLGATPLMDETAAKAALDAALKAYDLGRGVWPSMAVMERVVAVEKFLAAMLLQREAVIRLLMWEIGKPLPDAAKEFDRTCDYIRDTIQALKQQDRSASHFVIEQGTLGKIRRVAVGVALCMGPFNYPLNETFTTLIPALIMGNTVIFKPAKYGVLLIQPLLKAFAEAFPPGVINVIYGRGRETVGALMESGSVDLFAFIGTNKGASDLKKLHPRPHRLRAVLGLDAKNPAIVLPDADLNLTVKEAVMGALSFNGQRCTALKIFFVQRSVADAFVQKLSEAISALQLGLPWTDNVQITPLPEPGKVDFLQGLIADAVAHGAKVINPRGGQSSGSLMRPALLYPVNSQMRLYQEEQFGPLVPVVPYDDINEVIHYVIHSDYGQQLSIFGQDAQQIGELVDMFANQVGRININSQCQRSPDSFPFTGRKNSAEGTLSVEDALLQFSIPTLVACKYNPEQIALMKEMIKQGSSQFLATDFLF